Within Rhododendron vialii isolate Sample 1 chromosome 12a, ASM3025357v1, the genomic segment GACTTAAGTACGTAAATTTCCAAACCTTTTAGGATTAGGacttataaatatatattgGTTATCctataaggagagagagagagagagagagagagagagagagagagagagagagagagagagagagagagttctgaCGCGATGGCGGAAGCTACACAGCGATGAGAAATCCACGGGCTGGCGCAAATTTCAATCCTGCCAAGTCATTCGGAGGTAATGACTAATGAGGTATGCTGCTTACTTGGTGTCTCGTTCTTTAATTATGTCAAAGAATGTACGGAGAAAACAATAGTAGTACTGATCTTGATTTTGCCTAAAGTGAAATACTATAACTGAACTCTAGTCATCAGCATTACTTTGATAGATATATTCTACAGTAGTTGTTTGATTTGAGAGACCGGTTATGAGTAAATTATGATAACTGAAGCAAAACAATGTTGGATTTGTGGgtcacccacccacccacacgCACAACACAAACACCAAACGCGCATGCATGCTTTGACCAGAATGGCCACTTCGCGAAAGAaagttaagtaatttttgtacCGGATAGAAATAATGTACTAGTACAAACACTGATTtaactctcactctctcaactCATACACCCGTTGCCCTGCTCCCTGAATTTTTTGCGTAGCATGTTGGCTGATGACTGTGTCAGGGGTATGCCATGTGCTTTTGTTTTCATGTTTGGGCATAAAATGAATTTATCTACCGGGAAGAAAAGAAGTCTAGTATGCAAAAATATCAAATCCATTGACAAATTATGCACATTTTCGAGCTTGCTTTGCCCTGACTTTTCCGGTTTTTAATCTGCAAGGATCAATGGTTGGCAAGCAGCGATCTTCCTGAAGATCTGGTGATTGATCAGATCCTCTCGAGATTGCCTGTCAAATCTCTAATGCGATTCAAGAGTGTTTGCAAAAGATGGCATTCTCTTCCTACGAACCCTAGCTTTATTGCGTCACATCTCAAACATAGTAATGCTTCTAATACGCTGGCCAGTTGGGATGGTAACAACGGTCTCATAGTTGGGCATGAAGGCTTTCGCTTATTCACAGTATGTTCTCTCAAATTTGCCTTCCAACCTGTGAATCTTAATTTTGGGTTTGACAGGAAACCAGATTTAGTTTTGGGTCCTTGTGATGGCGTGTTTTGTCTACATTGGAGGCCTATTGAGTTTTTTTCACATGGACCTCTTGTTGAGCGGCTACCAATTATTGCACTGTGGAACCCTGCAACTAGGGCCTTTAGCATTCTCCCCATGTCCAAATTTGACTTCCCACCATATAAGAAGGTGTATTCTTGTCTGGTTGGGTTTGGCTTTGATCTCACAGCTAAAAGTATCAAGGTGGTTAAAGTTGTAAATTTCCGCGGGGTTGAAGCGTACCAATATGTTTACATTAATTATGCTGAAGTTTACGACTTAAGCTCTGGTTTTTGGAGAGTTCTCCCCGTGGATGATACTGTCCAAAAGGTTTCTGTTCACGATTTTCCAACCCACGGCATGTACAATAACAACGATGGTGTTTTTCATTGGCACTCAGTGCGCAGGTTTCGTGGAATCGGTGTGCCTTACATTCACCTAGTTCTTTCGTTTGACATAAGTCGGGAGTTGTTCCATGTGACACTAATGCCAGAGAAGTTCAACGCATTAATTTCGAGTCCCCGTAACAGATTTAAGT encodes:
- the LOC131309349 gene encoding putative F-box/kelch-repeat protein At1g12870: MLADDCVRGMPCAFVFMFGHKMNLSTGKKRSLDQWLASSDLPEDLVIDQILSRLPVKSLMRFKSVCKRWHSLPTNPSFIASHLKHSNASNTLASWDGNNGLIVGHEGFRLFTVCSLKFAFQPVNLNFGFDRKPDLVLGPCDGVFCLHWRPIEFFSHGPLVERLPIIALWNPATRAFSILPMSKFDFPPYKKVYSCLVGFGFDLTAKSIKVVKVVNFRGVEAYQYVYINYAEVYDLSSGFWRVLPVDDTVQKVSVHDFPTHGMYNNNDGVFHWHSVRRFRGIGVPYIHLVLSFDISRELFHVTLMPEKFNALISSPRNRFKFCHFSLLRDSLADFCRVVEAGESFSSYSWSHESTVEHLCSEACVSTGFLNKNELLLWKIDLQLRYTPFLYDIVAKQARDLRELNFLYKESLVSVKGGCGNDSIPY